A stretch of the Leptospiraceae bacterium genome encodes the following:
- the recJ gene encoding single-stranded-DNA-specific exonuclease RecJ: MSDKFLHGINFSSVKDSEHKNLTPFQSYLMSRILPDKADWDIFLNPDLKNLPSPFLLPDLTESIQTIKRHIKKKSHILLFGDRDTDGISSTTLLGMFFRESHEANGGLLTIQTSSANDDYGLCPSVVNFIRSKKPDLLITLDFGTSNYDEINDLVAQGIEIIVLDHHEIPVKIPKCKLINPKREDSIYPEKKICTSTLAMKLIFAYHLDEIFQSTDSVVTDSLFPNLEEIYRKIDIVTYLTKYPHILEKLKSLLDLSSIGTITDMMPLFGENRIIVKHGIETLSNVLETKPSNRKGLFSLMNSLKLNSNKITSKDLGWGIGPALNAAGRMGKTEIAVGLLLANNSEKADISAKDLLQLNTERKERTKRNLYKVEEYFKRKPQRTEERIIFCYEPDMEPGVSGIVATKLVERYKRPTIFITPDHGHGRGSIRSFENENVLDLLNLVSDLLIHFGGHKEAGGFSIELKNIPILEERLKTAALTWLQQSSTSSIEEQSSVSLQPTEVTETLFKELQILQPFGQENPEPRLSIRNAKIISFKPMSDGQHARFQVLGASNKIKFIIWNRASEFESAIARAPSINLLGFLEENYYNNSATIQFVVTAFRI, translated from the coding sequence ATGTCAGATAAATTTTTACACGGTATTAATTTTTCTAGCGTAAAGGATTCAGAACACAAAAATCTAACTCCATTTCAATCTTACCTTATGAGCCGTATATTGCCAGACAAAGCAGACTGGGATATATTTCTGAATCCGGATTTAAAAAATCTCCCATCGCCTTTCCTTTTACCTGATTTAACGGAATCAATTCAAACTATAAAGAGGCATATCAAAAAGAAGAGCCATATTTTATTGTTCGGTGATCGTGATACGGATGGGATTTCCTCAACGACCTTACTTGGAATGTTTTTTCGTGAATCACATGAGGCAAACGGTGGTTTGCTGACAATTCAAACATCATCAGCAAATGACGATTACGGTTTGTGTCCAAGTGTAGTCAATTTTATCAGATCTAAGAAACCCGATTTATTGATAACTCTTGATTTCGGAACATCCAATTATGATGAAATAAATGATTTGGTCGCGCAGGGCATAGAAATAATTGTTCTCGATCACCATGAAATTCCAGTAAAAATTCCAAAGTGTAAATTAATAAATCCGAAGCGGGAAGATTCTATTTATCCAGAGAAAAAGATTTGCACTTCAACATTGGCCATGAAGCTAATTTTCGCTTACCATTTGGATGAAATCTTTCAATCCACAGATTCTGTTGTTACTGATTCCCTTTTTCCAAATCTTGAAGAAATTTATAGAAAAATTGACATTGTTACCTATTTAACAAAATATCCACATATCTTAGAAAAACTAAAATCTCTTCTGGATCTTTCATCTATAGGAACGATTACTGATATGATGCCGCTCTTTGGTGAAAATAGAATCATAGTCAAGCATGGTATTGAAACACTGAGTAATGTATTGGAAACAAAGCCTTCAAATCGAAAAGGTCTTTTTTCACTTATGAACTCCCTGAAATTAAATTCTAATAAAATTACATCCAAAGATTTAGGCTGGGGAATCGGTCCGGCATTAAACGCCGCTGGTCGCATGGGCAAAACAGAAATAGCCGTTGGTTTGTTACTCGCCAACAATTCGGAAAAAGCAGATATTTCTGCAAAAGATTTGCTTCAATTAAATACGGAGCGAAAAGAACGAACAAAGAGAAATCTTTACAAAGTAGAAGAATATTTTAAGCGAAAACCGCAGAGGACAGAAGAAAGAATAATTTTTTGCTATGAACCAGATATGGAACCCGGAGTTTCTGGGATTGTGGCAACTAAGTTAGTAGAGAGATATAAACGTCCTACAATATTTATCACTCCAGATCATGGACACGGCAGGGGTAGCATTCGATCTTTTGAAAATGAAAATGTTTTGGATTTACTCAATCTCGTTTCTGACTTACTAATTCACTTTGGGGGTCACAAAGAAGCAGGTGGTTTTTCAATTGAATTAAAAAATATTCCCATCTTAGAAGAACGATTAAAGACAGCCGCTTTGACATGGTTACAACAATCATCTACGTCAAGCATTGAAGAGCAAAGTAGTGTTAGCCTTCAACCTACGGAAGTCACAGAAACTTTATTCAAGGAATTACAAATACTCCAGCCCTTTGGGCAAGAGAATCCAGAGCCTAGACTTTCTATTCGAAATGCGAAAATTATTAGTTTCAAACCAATGTCGGACGGACAACATGCCCGTTTCCAAGTTCTCGGTGCATCAAATAAAATTAAATTTATTATTTGGAATCGTGCATCAGAATTTGAGTCAGCAATCGCAAGAGCGCCTTCAATTAACCTACTCGGTTTTTTAGAAGAGAATTATTACAACAATAGTGCTACCATTCAATTTGTAGTAACTGCATTTAGAATATGA
- a CDS encoding polymer-forming cytoskeletal protein yields MSEEKADTIIGEDIIFKGTLRFNNSLRLKGQMKGTIESNGNLIVDETGQVDADIIVSSLAVNGSLRGNVEAREKIEVGKTGSIVGDIKTPLLSIESGAKLSGNCIM; encoded by the coding sequence ATGAGCGAAGAAAAAGCAGATACAATCATTGGGGAAGATATTATTTTCAAAGGAACTCTTCGTTTTAACAATTCTCTTCGTTTGAAAGGGCAGATGAAAGGAACTATTGAATCAAACGGCAATCTAATCGTGGATGAAACTGGACAAGTAGATGCAGATATTATAGTTAGCTCTTTAGCCGTAAATGGATCTCTGCGGGGAAACGTTGAAGCAAGAGAAAAGATCGAAGTAGGAAAAACTGGATCCATTGTCGGCGATATAAAAACTCCCCTTTTAAGCATCGAATCAGGAGCAAAATTGTCCGGCAATTGCATTATGTAG
- a CDS encoding iron-containing alcohol dehydrogenase, translating to MPVLQDWVNFHFPCKLHIEVDCASKAGNFIKHVGSRFLLITTQRELQNPNELYALKSSIERETEGLIIYDDIENVGTFKELDTAAHFARQSQVNCIIAYGSFESVNIAKVVSILAANDLFTEELILQTKKATRKPLPLVIIPTMPLMGIECAPFCTILDERENERKYFASSDLFPELIVADAKIGLHMTSSDIAKTGTSILAAAIDTILSKYANEITNSSSLRAIELVSKNIITSIRDPKNIPAKNALYAASLLTGISQSVSSLGLCFAISLATMSLTKLDIFQAMSILLPHIMEYNLTTSANKYVMIARALDEDTSDISVIEAAIKAVEGIRKIYIELKIPQRLSEYEVKKNELPKIASLAFSMSFLDCLPRELPKNEIETILVAAY from the coding sequence ATGCCAGTTTTACAAGATTGGGTTAATTTTCACTTTCCGTGTAAATTGCATATTGAGGTTGATTGTGCTTCCAAGGCAGGGAACTTCATAAAGCATGTAGGTAGCAGGTTTCTTCTAATTACAACGCAACGCGAGCTACAAAACCCGAATGAACTGTATGCTCTTAAATCGAGCATAGAGAGGGAAACAGAAGGTCTGATTATTTATGATGACATTGAAAATGTTGGAACTTTTAAAGAATTAGACACTGCGGCTCACTTTGCCCGACAATCTCAAGTCAATTGTATCATAGCCTACGGATCGTTTGAATCTGTAAATATTGCGAAAGTTGTTTCAATTCTTGCTGCTAATGATTTATTTACCGAGGAATTGATTTTACAGACCAAAAAGGCAACCCGAAAGCCCTTGCCATTAGTGATTATCCCTACTATGCCACTCATGGGAATTGAATGTGCCCCTTTTTGCACAATACTAGACGAAAGAGAGAATGAGCGAAAATACTTTGCCAGCTCAGATTTGTTCCCAGAGTTAATTGTTGCAGATGCAAAAATTGGTTTGCATATGACCTCTTCTGATATAGCCAAAACTGGAACATCTATATTAGCAGCTGCCATTGATACAATTTTATCTAAGTATGCTAACGAAATTACTAATTCATCGTCCCTGCGAGCAATTGAATTAGTATCTAAAAACATTATTACTTCTATTCGAGATCCGAAGAATATTCCCGCAAAGAATGCTTTGTATGCCGCAAGTTTGCTAACTGGAATTAGTCAATCCGTAAGTTCTCTTGGACTATGCTTTGCAATTTCTCTTGCGACAATGAGTCTTACAAAATTGGATATTTTTCAAGCTATGTCAATTCTATTGCCACACATTATGGAATACAATCTTACAACTTCAGCAAATAAATATGTCATGATTGCTCGAGCACTCGATGAGGACACAAGCGATATTTCAGTTATTGAGGCTGCGATTAAAGCAGTCGAGGGTATTCGTAAGATATACATCGAATTAAAAATTCCTCAAAGACTATCAGAATACGAAGTTAAGAAGAATGAGCTTCCTAAAATTGCCTCACTAGCCTTTTCAATGTCTTTTCTTGATTGTCTTCCGAGAGAATTGCCTAAAAATGAAATCGAAACGATTCTTGTTGCGGCATATTGA
- a CDS encoding flagellar biosynthesis anti-sigma factor FlgM, which produces MFIDKVKNIGSAFEPKKSAPVKKSSELLSNDNVHISDAAKLKADIKAITSHTLSLQTGMDVSRLNDIKSKLADGYYDNLGAEVIEKTAEKIADSFLGN; this is translated from the coding sequence ATGTTCATAGATAAGGTAAAAAATATTGGATCGGCTTTCGAGCCTAAGAAATCTGCTCCTGTCAAAAAAAGTTCTGAATTGCTTTCGAATGATAATGTTCACATTTCTGATGCAGCTAAACTAAAAGCTGACATTAAAGCAATAACATCGCATACCCTATCCTTACAGACTGGTATGGATGTAAGTAGATTAAACGATATTAAGTCAAAATTGGCTGATGGTTACTACGATAACCTAGGTGCCGAAGTCATAGAAAAAACTGCTGAAAAAATTGCAGATTCTTTCCTTGGTAATTAA